From the Argopecten irradians isolate NY unplaced genomic scaffold, Ai_NY scaffold_0487, whole genome shotgun sequence genome, the window aTTCATTGCACTTGCCGAGGAGAAGAATGCAAGAGGATGGGACAGAGGTGGCGATTCCATCCTTGCAACCTGTTCGTTCCGCTCTGCTTTCGTCTCTCATCTTCAACTTTCCGTACTTCATTCTGAACTATTTGACGTCGCTACCGAGTGATCGCCATGTAGAGAAGAATGTCTTGGTACTGGACTGTGttgttttctgtgttgtttACAAGATAAGTTCCGATAGCGTTATTTCGAtgatatttttccattttatgacatggtcaatattgatcattgatatgcatttaagagaattcattaaaaatatgttGCTATTGAGAATCgagttgtgttttgaatttacgtcctattcggcgcttgcatgaaataatttgtgttgCACGTTTTACAATGTGTGTTTACAGCTATGACACCTaatataatgatgtatcatgACTTTGTCGTTCAGGAAATACAGAGTTTTACAGAGATCGGTGCTGGTCAGTTACCGTTAGCTAGTacttcatatattatatatgtggaCACTAATATCATTGGcatttgagaattagttacagtttatatcaattactcATCAGAGTGACCATTTTACTATTCGTGTATAGTACCATTATTTAtacgattttaccgatttttttttatctagaccccgaAAACGTCTAGGCGCGAATTGATATGAATTGTAACCgattctcatatccctgtgtgaAATGACCCCCAGATAACAAGAATACTTCCCGGTCGTTGTAGACGAATGTAGtgcattattaatttttagGGATATTACAAAACTTTTGTTCTGGCTTTAGCTATTGCAGTTATGtgtatactttatacatatgtttttattttaatatctgtaCTACCGGGATAATTTAGTTTTAACCCATTTTTGGAGCTTTATTGTGCGGTAGGACACATTGTGTTATGAGGCTTGAGTAGTGATTTTCTTCGGGTTCCGGATTTCCCTATCATATtataggtttgtgtatttgtgacaTGTAGGTGAGAATATCTCGAAAACAAGCATGTTGTTGGACACTTTCTTACTCAACTACGCTTCAGAATTAATacctaaattcaattttatttaaatcactttttccccctaaatttcaaatatatttaattttcatttttttctctctttggtACATATAGTGAATGTAATTGTGGTCTGAGGCCATAGTAGCCTCACTTAGATTGCCGAgtacaataaatttatgaaattcagcaaaataaaatactatatggaagactgcagtatgttcgcaTTGCGGATCTTTGTAATAATGGAACGTTTGCCGGTTTTATACTGTTGTCTAACTGAAACAAACCACCAGAGACACTGAACAATTACACCCCACTGGGTCGTCACTCTCCCTTTAttctgagcgcttagcaggaacAGTAACTAACTTTTTTATTAACTAATGGAAAAAGTCTGCCAGAACGACCCTTATTAATTAAAAGGTtaattttgtcagtttttttcCTAATTGGTTGACGGTGATGATAGATAGTAGATTCAAATTTATATCTGTGGTGACCTTAGTACTTAATgcagaaatatgcaaatattatatataactgagtGTTCTCCAGGGTGACGTCCTATAGCCACACCgatttcttgtaattaacatgtacatcagataatcattttgacatttgttaaagaaaccccatatctaatataaaaacgaaagaaGTTTGATTCGGCCTATATGGATTTATACCGCCCAGGTGGAACCTCAATAaatgtccataattgataattatttcacTTCATTATGTTAGAATAAGACATAATCTGCCACCGTCAACATCAACAACGGTGtttatttctatacaaaaatattcaatacaacCTCAAATAACAGCTTAACAGGTGTAAACGTTGCTACTTTACAGAAGAATCTCCCAATTCTAGACGTGTACATGCACTATACAACGGATATTTTTCGCTTGATTATTTACGCCACTaaaggatatatatgtacatagactACAGGTATCGATACAATGCTGACATCGTCCTTAATAAATTTACACAACTTTATTTCGCGGTCGTGATACAGAATTTGCCCCATATTGACCAGCGAATGCACATGGTTGCTTCTCTACAatagtatgacgtcatagaGGTGATGACGAAAGACTagttgtgacgtcaaatgtgtgttgCTTAGCTGCTTAGCAATTAGGCCATGGCGGAGATGATGAGTCTCTCTGCGAGTAGCTCCTTGTTATTGTAATACTTGGATTACCAAAATGGATATCAAAgttttcttgattttcttgGTAATCATTTGCGTCGTGCAGCAAGGCCCTGTCGCTTATCGAGGCATTACATGGTAAGTTTTTGCATTTtctatggttttgttttgtcacattacTAAGCCATGTTCATCTCGAATGTGTACTTCGAATTATtcattgtattctttattgTGCCATTCTATTTACTTAAATACTTTTGCTTTTTTTGTGCAGCGTGGAGCCCGAACCaggatatacaaaaataatcttaaattatCTCACCGCCAGAGACTTTCCGAAAGCCTGTCCAACGCATGGCTATCTGCTGTTGGTGAGTACagtatttaatcaaaatgaagTTTAACCTCGACGTATTgttcaatgaaaatatgatcTGTAGTCACACGCGCATATATGCTTCGATCGTGCAACAGTCGAAATATTAGCATAGTATGCAACCCTGGAGCCATATTCaataatcgttttatttatttcagacgATCGGAAATGAGGTGTTTTATACCATGCTACGTGGAATTGTTTCTCTGATGATTGTTTACGCATATGTCTATGCACCACTGATTGGAAAGCGCACCAAGCAAAGATGGAGAACAGTCCGTTCCATGTTCAGGGAATGGAGAGCTCGTAAGTAGTATTCATATTCCTCATCATTTTTCTCTACAGCGTTCGGTCATCGTACAAAAAAGGAAAGATTCGCTTTCTCTATTATATTTTAACTGCAGATACCAGTTAACAAATcccatgacatgtttcaatcatacgTTATCATTTTCACAGGTCGCTCACTCTGCCGCTTCTGTGGCACTGATCCATGCCAAGCAAAGCGAGCTTCATGGAAGCGCTTCGAACCACGTGTGTGGAATGTAGTGGATTTCGAAAAGCGTGCCCATGCTATGAAGATGTTCAGCCAAGGGCTTGAGCTGTCAGTAGACTTGACAAAGGAGCTCCCCCGCGATGAATTATATTGGGCAAGGAAGTACCGCGACTATTTCGAGGAGGAACATTTGGCTCTGTTCCCGCTTTGTGTTCAGCGTCAAATCAACGCCTGGTACCCACTGCCTTACTAGGTTTGTAAATTTACAGTTATTACAAATAGAGATACACGTATTTTCCCCATTATTAAAGTGAATCTCCTTCTTTGGAACTCTTATATTAGTACCCTACCCCCAGGGCACCCGTGCTTATTAGACTAATGTAAAGgttgtttaaacatttcattttcatgctgAAGCAGATGGCGGAATAAATGAACGTCATTACATTACTTGATATACGTTGTTCTAAgattgaaatattcatttcagaTTCATTGCACTTGCCGAGGAGAAGAATGCAAGAGGATGGGACAGAGGTGGCGATTCCATCCTTGCAACCTGTTCGTTCCGCTCTGCTTTCGTCTCTCATCTTCAACTTTCCGTACTTCATTCTGAACTATTTGACGTCGCTACCGAGTGATCGCCATGTAGAGAAGAATGTCTTGGTACTGGACTGTGttgttttctgtgttgtttACAAGATAAGTTCCGATAGCGTTATTTCgatgatattttccattttatgacatggtcaatattgatcattgatatgcatttaagagaattcattaaaatatgttgctATTGAGAATCgagttgtgttttgaatttacgtcctattcggcgcttgcatgaaataatttgtgttgCACGTTTTACAATGTGTGTTTACAGCTATGACACCTaatataatgatgtatcatgACTTTGTCGTTCAGGAAATACAGAGTTTACAGAGATCGGTGCTGGTCAGTTACCGTTAGCTAGTacttcatatattatatatgtggaCACTAATATCATTGGcatttgagaattagttacagtttatatcaattactcATCAGAGTGACCATTTTACTATTCGTGTATAGTACCATTATTTAtacgattttaccgattttttttttatctagaccccgaAAACGTCTAGGCGCGAATTGATATGAATTGTAACCgattctcatatccctgtgtgaAATGACCCCCAGATAACAAGAATACTTCCCGGTCGTTGTAGACGAATGTAGtgcattattaatttttagGGATATTACAAAACTTTTGTTCTGGCTTTAGCTATTGCAGTTATGtgtatactttatacatatgtttttattttaatatctgtaCTACCGGGATAATTTAGTTTTAACCCATTTTTGGAGCTTTATTGTGCGGTAGGACACATTGTGTTATGAGGCTTGAGTAGTGATTTTCTTCGGGTTCCGGATTTCCCTATCATATtataggtttgtgtatttgtgacaTGTAGGTGAGAATATCTCGAAAACAAGCATGTTGTTGGACACTTTCTTACTCAACTACGCTTCAGAATTAATacctaaattcaattttatttaaatcactttttttccccctaaatttcaaatatatttaattttcatttttttctctctttggtACATATAGTGAATGTAATTGTGGTCTGAGGCCATAGTAGCCTCACTTAGATTGCCGAgtacaataaatttatgaaattcagcaaaataaaatactatatggaagactgcagtatgttcgcaTTGCGGATCTTTGTAATAATGGAACGTTTGCCGGTTTTATACTGTTGTCTAACTGAAACAAACCACCAGAGACACTGAACAATTACACCCCACTGGGTCGTCACTCTCCCTTTAttctgagcgcttagcaggaacAGTAACTAACTTTTTTATTAACTAATGGAAAAAGTCTGCCAGAACGACCCTTATTAATTAAAAGGTtaattttgtcagttttttttCCTAATTGGTTGACGGTGATGATAGATAGTAGATTCAAATTTATATCTGTGGTGACCTTAGTACTTAATgcagaaatatgcaaatattatatataactgagtGTTCTCCAGGGTGACGTCCTATAGCCACACCgatttcttgtaattaacatgtacatcagataatcattttgacatttgttaaagaaaccccatatctaatataaaaacgaaagaaGTTTGATTCGGCCTATATGGATTTATACCGCCCAGGTGGAACCTCAATAaatgtccataattgataattatttcacTTCATTATGTTAGAATAAGACATAATCTGCCACCGTCAACATCAACAACGGTGtttatttctatacaaaaatattcaatacaacCTCAAATAACAGTAACAGGTGTAAACGTTGCTACTTTACAGAAGAATCTCCCAATTCTAGACGTGTACATGCACTATACAACGGATATTTTTCGCTTGATTATTTACGCCACTaaaggatatatatgtacatagactACAGGTATCGATACAATGCTGACATCGTCCTTAATAAATTTACACAACTTTATTTCGCGGTCGTGATACAGAATTTGCCCCATATTGACCAGCGAATGCACATGGTTGCTTCTCTACAatagtatgacgtcatagtggtGATGACGAAAGACTagttgtgacgtcaaatgtgtgttgCTTAGCTGCTTAGCAATTAGGCCATGGCGGAGATGATGAGTCTCTCTGCGAGTAGCTCCTTGTTATTGTAATACTTGGATTACCAAAATGGATATCAAacttttcttgattttcttgGTAATCATTTGCGTCGTGCAGCAAGGCCCTGTCGCTTATCGAGGCATTACATGGTAAGTTTGTGCATTTtctatggttttgttttgtcacattacTAAGCCATGTTCATCTCGAATGTGTACTTCGAATTATtcattgtattctttattgTGCCATTCTATTTACTTAAATACTTTTGCTTTTTTTGTGCAGCGTGGAGCCCGAACCaggatatacaaaaataatcttaaattatCTCACCGCCAGAGACTTTCCGAAAGCCTGTCCAACGCATGGCTATCTGCTGTTGGTGAGTACagtatttaatcaaaatgaagTTTAACCTCGACGTATTgttcaatgaaaatatgatcTGTAGTCACACGCGCATATATGCTTCGATCGTGCAACAGTCGAAATATTAGCATAGTATGCAACCCTGGAGCCATATTCaataatcgttttatttatttcagacgATCGGAAATGAGGTGTTTTATACCATGCTACGTGGAATTGTTTCTCTGATGATTGTTTACGCATATGTCTATGCACCACTGATTGGAAAGCGCACCAAGCAAAGATGGAGAACAGTCCGTTCCATGTTCAGGGAATGGAGAGCTCGTAAGTAGTATTCATATTCCTCATCATTTTTCTCTACAGCGTTCGGTCATCGTACAAAAAAGGAAAGATTCGCTTTCTCTATTATATTTTAACTGCAGATACCAGTTAACAAATcccatgacatgtttcaatcatacgTTATCATTTTCACAGGTCGCTCACTCTGCCGCTTCTGTGGCACTGATCCATGCCAAGCAAAGCGAGCTTCATGGAAGCGCTTCGAACCACGTGTGTGGAATGTAGTGGATTTCGAAAAGCGTGCCCATGCTATGAAGATGTTCAGCCAAGGGCTTGAGCTGTCAGTAGACTTGACAAAGGAGCTCCCCCGCGATGAATTATATTGGGCAAGGAAGTACCCGCGACTATTTCGAGGAGGAACATTTGGCTCTGTTCCCGCTTTGTGTTCAGCGTCAAATCAACGCCTGGTACCCACTGCCTTACTAGGTTTGTAAATTTACAGTTATTACAAATAGAGATACACGTATTTTCCCCATTATTAAAGTGAATCTCCTTCTTTGGAACTCTTATATTAGTACCCTACCCCCAGGGCACCCGTGCTTATTAGACTAATGTAAAGgttgtttaaacatttcattttcatgctgAAGCAGATGGCGGAATAAATGAACGTCATTACATTACTTGATATACGTTGTTCTAAgattgaaatattcatttcagaTTCATTGCACTTGCCGAGGAGAAGAATGCAAGAGGATGGGACAGAGGTGGCGATTCCATCCTTGCAACCTGTTCGTTCCGCTCTGCTTTCGTCTCTCATCTTCAACTTTCCGTACTTCATTCTGAACTATTTGACGTCGCTACCGAGTGATCGCCATGTAGAGAAGAATGTCTTGGTACTGGACTGTGttgttttctgtgttgtttACAAGATAAGTTCCGATAGCGTTATTTCgat encodes:
- the LOC138312831 gene encoding uncharacterized protein; this encodes MDIKVFLIFLVIICVVQQGPVAYRGITCVEPEPGYTKIILNYLTARDFPKACPTHGYLLLTIGNEVFYTMLRGIVSLMIVYAYVYAPLIGKRTKQRWRTVRSMFREWRARRSLCRFCGTDPCQAKRASWKRFEPRVWNVVDFEKRAHAMKMFSQGLELSVDLTKELPRDELYWARKYRDYFEEEHLALFPLCVQRQINAWYPLPY